The Microcebus murinus isolate Inina chromosome 1, M.murinus_Inina_mat1.0, whole genome shotgun sequence genome includes a region encoding these proteins:
- the ROPN1 gene encoding ropporin-1A, translating into MLQTDKQICIPPDLPELLKQFTKAAIRTQPQDLIQWAADYFGALSRGEVPPVGERSERVPLSNWAELTPELLKVLHSRVGGRLIIQASELAQMWKVLNLPTDLFNGVMNVGRFTEEIEWLKFLALACSSLGVTIAKTLKIVCEVLSPDHDAGPARIPFSTFQFLYTYIAEVDGEISASHVSRMLNYIEQEIIGPDGLIKVSDFTQNPRVRLE; encoded by the exons ATGCTTCAGACAGACAAGCAAATATGCATCCCGCCGGATTTGCCGGAATTGCTGAAGCAGTTTACCAAAGCCGCCATCCGGACGCAGCCGCAGGACCTGATCCAGTGGGCCGCAGA TTATTTTGGGGCTTTGTCCCGTGGAGAGGTTCCTCCAGTGGGAGAGCGGTCTGAGCGAGTCCCTTTGTCTAACTGGGCAGAGCTAACACCTGAGCTGTTGAAGGTCCTGCATTCTCGG GTTGGTGGCAGACTGATCATCCAAGCAAGTGAGCTGGCCCAGATGTGGAAGGTGCTGAATCTCCCAACAGATCTGTTTAATGGTGTAATGAATGTGGGTCGCTTCACCGAGGAGATCGAGTGGCTGAAGTTCTTAGCCCTTGCTTGCAGTTCTCTTGGAGTT aCGATTGCCAAAACTCTAAAGATAGTATGTGAGGTTTTATCACCTGACCATGATGCTGGACCTGCCCGGATTCCTTTCAGCACCTTCCAGTTTCTCTACACATATATTGCTGAGGTGGATGGGGAGATCTCTGCATCACATGTCAGCAGAATGCTAAACTACATTGAACAGGAAAT AATTGGTCCTGATGGTTTAATCAAGGTGAGTGACTTTACCCAAAACCCCAGAGTTCGGCTGGAGTAA